From Paenibacillus physcomitrellae, the proteins below share one genomic window:
- the uraA gene encoding uracil permease, whose translation MQREIQVNEKLPFGPGLLLSLQHLFAMFGSTILVPNLFHVDPGMILLMNGIGTLLYILICKGKIPAYLGSSFAFIAPVTGVLDKYGYNSDGYSLVLGAFVVTGVIFAVVALIIRFAGTGWLDIVFPPAAMGAIVALIGLELIPVAAQMAGLIAPDGADPASWAPNGKVIALSMITLAVTLLGAVMFRGFPKIIHILIGIVVGYVLAFPLGQIDTTAIRDASLVQFPTLTTPTFDWPVILTIIPVSLVVIVEHVGHLLVTGNIVGKNLSKDPGLDRSLLGNGISTILSGFVGSTPNTTYGENIGVMALTRVYSIFVIGGAAVIAIVLSFSGTFTGAIAAIPGPVMGGVSLLLFGVIAASGLRILVEQKVDYSKAQNLLLTTVVLVTGLSGATVTFGTVQLKGMALATIVGILLSLFFRLLQVTGLSNESREQAPPVKNPD comes from the coding sequence GTGCAGCGTGAAATTCAAGTAAATGAGAAACTCCCCTTCGGACCCGGGCTGCTGCTGAGCCTTCAGCATCTGTTTGCCATGTTCGGAAGCACCATTCTGGTGCCCAATCTGTTCCACGTCGATCCGGGAATGATTTTATTGATGAATGGGATCGGCACATTGCTTTATATCTTGATATGCAAGGGCAAGATTCCTGCCTATCTGGGCTCGAGCTTCGCCTTCATAGCACCGGTAACGGGCGTATTGGATAAATACGGCTACAATTCCGACGGTTATTCGCTTGTGCTTGGCGCCTTTGTCGTAACAGGGGTTATATTCGCTGTTGTGGCACTGATCATCCGATTCGCCGGGACAGGCTGGCTGGATATCGTCTTCCCGCCTGCGGCCATGGGCGCGATTGTAGCGCTGATTGGTCTTGAGCTGATTCCGGTAGCCGCCCAAATGGCCGGCCTTATTGCGCCGGACGGCGCAGATCCAGCTTCATGGGCACCGAACGGCAAAGTCATCGCCTTGTCGATGATTACGTTGGCCGTAACCCTGCTCGGAGCGGTAATGTTCCGCGGTTTCCCCAAGATCATCCATATCCTGATTGGTATTGTGGTCGGTTACGTACTGGCTTTCCCGCTTGGTCAAATCGATACAACCGCTATCCGGGACGCCAGTCTGGTTCAATTTCCAACCCTAACGACACCTACATTTGACTGGCCAGTCATCCTGACCATCATTCCGGTTTCGCTTGTCGTCATTGTGGAGCATGTCGGGCACCTGCTCGTAACCGGCAATATCGTAGGTAAAAATCTGTCCAAGGATCCCGGACTCGACCGTTCGCTGCTGGGCAACGGGATCTCCACGATCCTGTCAGGTTTCGTTGGCTCAACACCCAATACAACCTATGGCGAAAATATCGGCGTAATGGCGCTGACCCGCGTTTATTCCATATTTGTGATAGGCGGAGCAGCGGTTATCGCGATTGTTTTATCTTTCTCCGGCACCTTCACCGGAGCCATCGCGGCGATTCCCGGACCTGTTATGGGCGGTGTGTCTCTCCTGCTGTTCGGGGTTATCGCGGCTTCCGGTCTGCGTATCCTGGTCGAGCAGAAAGTAGACTATTCCAAGGCCCAGAACTTACTGCTGACTACAGTCGTGCTGGTGACCGGATTGAGCGGAGCAACGGTTACTTTCGGTACCGTGCAGCTTAAAGGCATGGCGCTGGCCACGATTGTCGGCATCCTGCTCAGTCTGTTCTTCCGTCTCCTGCAAGTGACGGGATTGTCCAATGAATCCCGCGAGCAGGCACCGCCAGTCAAAAATCCGGACTAA
- a CDS encoding adenine phosphoribosyltransferase, giving the protein MDFKDYIRVIPDFPQPGISFKDITTLLNDGAKYREAIEEMRKMIADLKIDLIAGPEARGFVVGAPLAYALGVGFVPIRKQGKLPFDTIEVSYDLEYGTDVLAMHRDAVKPGQNVLIADDLLATGGTIATCVDLIRQVGGNVVGAAFMIELQDLNGRAKLPDVEVFTLTQYPF; this is encoded by the coding sequence GTGGATTTCAAAGATTACATCCGGGTGATTCCGGATTTCCCGCAGCCGGGAATTAGTTTTAAGGATATTACGACCCTGCTGAATGACGGGGCAAAATACCGTGAGGCGATTGAGGAAATGAGAAAGATGATCGCCGATCTCAAGATCGATTTGATCGCAGGTCCGGAAGCTCGCGGGTTTGTGGTTGGAGCGCCGCTGGCCTATGCGCTTGGTGTAGGCTTTGTGCCGATTCGTAAACAAGGCAAACTTCCTTTTGACACGATTGAAGTTTCCTATGATCTTGAATATGGTACGGACGTTCTGGCTATGCACCGCGATGCTGTTAAACCGGGGCAGAATGTGCTGATCGCTGACGATCTGCTGGCCACGGGCGGAACGATTGCCACCTGCGTTGACCTGATCCGTCAAGTTGGCGGTAATGTGGTCGGAGCCGCTTTCATGATTGAATTGCAGGACCTTAACGGCCGTGCCAAGCTGCCGGATGTGGAAGTCTTTACGTTGACCCAATACCCTTTTTAA